In Fimbriimonadaceae bacterium, the DNA window GGTTTTCGCCCTCGTGGGCACGACGGCGTTCCTCAACAAGGACGGGGCGGTGGTGGTTGCGGTCGGGCTCCTGCTCGTGTACCTGTTCGAGAGGCGTTCACTCGGCTTCGGAAGGGCGTTGCTGGTCGGCGGCGCGTCGATCGTCGCGGTCGTCGGGCTGTACCTCGTGTACGACCCCGAGTTTGTGGCGCGCGGGGACGCGCTGTTCGGGTTGTGGGACCGGGTGTTCGTCTCCTATTCGCGCTCGGCGGGCGTCGTGTTCGAGCGTTGGCCAGACCAGGAGCCGCTGCTGTACGGGACGACGATCGTCAATCCGGGCGGCCTGTTGCCCTACGAGAGCGTCAGCCTGTCGCAACTGGTGTTCCCGTACGCGTATCCGAACACCCAGATCATCGGCAACTCGCCGGTGCCGGCGTTTGGCGAGGGGTATGTGAACTTCGGATGGCCCGGGGTGTTGGCGGCCATCGTCGGGTGCTTTGCGCTGATCGTCGCGCTGCAAGCGTTGTTCGCCCGGTTCCGCTTCGCCGCGCTCGAGCTTGGCGTGATGGTCATGTTGCTCTACGAGACGAGCGAGATGGCGGCGAACAGCATCTTCTACACGGTGCTGCATCCGACGAACTTCATCTTCTACATGGCCCTCTTTACGGGCTTTGTGCTGATGAGGCCGCAGCCCAAGCCGGTGCCTGCGTGAGGATCCTGGCGTTCTGCGACCGGTACCTGCCGGGGAGCAAGGGCGGGGGGGCCATTCGCAGCGTTTCGAATCTGGTGGCGGCGTTGCCGGAGTTCGAGTTCTCCGTGGTCACCCGAGACCGGGATTTCACGGAGACTTCGCCGTACGAAGGGGTTCGGTTCGGGGAGTGGAACGAGGTGGGCGGCGCGCAGGTGCGCTACCTTCGGCCAGGGGAGGGGAGCGCGACCTTGCTGGAGGGGCTGGTGGGCGAGGTCCGACCGGACGTGCTGTACTTCAACAGCTTTTTCTCGCCCGAATTCACCCTGCGCCCCCTGTGGCTTTGCCGCCGGGGGCGTTTGGGCACGGTGCGAACCGTGGTCGCGCCGCGAGGGGAGTTCTCGCCCGGGGCGCTGCAGATCAAGGCGGCCAAGAAGCGCCTGTTCTTGGCCGCCGCCCGGGGCGCGCGGCTGTACGACGGGGTGGTGTGGCAGGCCTCCACGGAGCACGAGGCCGAAGAGTTGCGGGCGTGGACGGGACCCGAGGCGGAGATCGTGGTCGCGCCGAACGTGCCAAGCGCTTTCGAGGGGCCCGAGCCCGTGACGCGCAACAAGCGATCCGGGGAGTTGAAGCTGGTGTTCGTCTCGCGGGTGTCCCGCAAGAAGAACTTGGACGGGGCGATCCGGATGCTGCGGAGTGTTCGAGGGCGGGTGATCTTCGACATCTACGGCCCGTTGGAAGACCCGGCCTACTGGGAGGAGTGCCTGCGCGAGACGCGGGACCTGCCCGAGTCGATCGAGGTTCGCCACCGAGGCTCCTTGCCTCACGA includes these proteins:
- a CDS encoding glycosyltransferase family 4 protein, producing the protein MRILAFCDRYLPGSKGGGAIRSVSNLVAALPEFEFSVVTRDRDFTETSPYEGVRFGEWNEVGGAQVRYLRPGEGSATLLEGLVGEVRPDVLYFNSFFSPEFTLRPLWLCRRGRLGTVRTVVAPRGEFSPGALQIKAAKKRLFLAAARGARLYDGVVWQASTEHEAEELRAWTGPEAEIVVAPNVPSAFEGPEPVTRNKRSGELKLVFVSRVSRKKNLDGAIRMLRSVRGRVIFDIYGPLEDPAYWEECLRETRDLPESIEVRHRGSLPHEQVFGALQAYDAFFMPTHGENFGHAILEAMAAGLPVVISDKTAWRGLEAAGAGWDLPLSDEAAFTRVVQGLVEMGSEAHAVLGAGARALAEGFGADGSIVDANRRLFLGR